In a genomic window of Telopea speciosissima isolate NSW1024214 ecotype Mountain lineage chromosome 5, Tspe_v1, whole genome shotgun sequence:
- the LOC122663075 gene encoding uncharacterized protein LOC122663075, translating into MKPTAINEFLLQKYHIQLPYQRIYRARRIIQEINEGSYSKFYARLPAYDGLVLEKNLGSKFIIEYESRQEHELDTVDPVFLRVFICFCACARDFLKGCTPFLGIDGCHLKGRYDGVLLSAISVDGNKGLFPVAYTVVEVECKESWLFFLNHLHDVIDPEDTKRLLNFMSDKQKGLADVEFEINAIKSMDTTIYEWLIKDPKKLWARHAFDVGPKSEYITNNMTYSFNQWISAIRTKPILTLIDALRLKLMDRMYHKFHKGQSFYGTITPMVRKKLIKIQETSRDCISHGGADDEFEVIELGGRREMFHPLDDLADLREDGPIYGVVQSPRLRRIQGRPQKSRRKDPDEALNGESSQRSTSLRCSKCNMVSHNKRKCKRPPMKDKRASSSQTVGVKVALNSIYSSLVFSCLLAAAIVGIALNRTVLILNSDVKDLELLGLNPDFTLLIMLLFALHLETGTLGCQNV; encoded by the exons ATGAAGCCCACTGCTATTAATGAGTTTCTGCTTCAAAAATATCATATTCAACTTCCTTACCAACGGATCTACAGGGCACGTAGGATTattcaagaaataaatgaaGGTAGCTATTCAAAATTCTATGCTCGGTTACCTGCATATGATGGGTTGGTTCTGGAGAAAAACCTTGGGAGTAAATTCATAATAGAGTATGAGAGTAGACAAGAGCATGAGTTGGATACAGTTGATCCTGTGTTTTTGAGAGTGTTCATTTGTTTCTGTGCATGTGCAAGAGATTTCTTGAAGGGGTGCACACCATTTCTAGGTATTGATGGATGCCACCTCAAGGGCAGGTATGATGGAGTACTATTGTCAGCAATATCAGTGGATGGGAACAAAGGGTTGTTCCCTGTTGCATATACTGTAGTAGAGGTGGAGTGCAAAGAAAGTTGGTTGTTTTTCCTAAATCACTTACATGATGTCATAGACCCAGAGGATACTAAAAGGTTGTTGAATTTCATGTCAGACAAACAAAAG GGTCTAGCAGAT GTTGAATTTGAAATCAATGCCATCAAATCCATGGATACTACAATATATGAGTGGTTGATCAAAGATCCCAAAAAATTGTGGGCTAGACATGCTTTTGATGTTGGACCGAAGAGTGAATATATTACCAACAACATGACATACTCATTCAACCAATGGATATCAGCCATTAGGACCAAGCCCATTCTCACCTTAATTGATGCCCTGAGATTGAAACTAATGGATAGAATGTATCATAAGTTTCATAAGGGCCAAAGCTTCTACGGTACAATTACACCAATGGTgagaaaaaaattaatcaaaatccAGGAAACATCAAGGGATTGTATTAGTCATGGTGGAGCTGATGATGAATTTGAGGTCATAGAGCTTGGTGGAAGAAG GGAGATGTTCCATCCTCTAGATGATCTAGCTGATTTGAGAGAAGATGGTCCTATATATGGTGTGGTTCAGTCTCCAAGGCTGAGGAGGATTCAAGGTAGACCACAAAAAAGTAGGAGGAAGGATCCTGATGAGGCACTTAATGGAGAATCCAGTCAGAGATCAACAAGCCTCAGATGTAGCAAATGTAACATGGTAAGccataataagagaaaatgtaaGAGACCTCCAATGAAGGACAAAAGGGCATCTTCTAGTCAGACAGTTGGTGTGAAG GTTGCCTTGAATAGTATATACAGTTCCTTGGTTTTCTCATGCTTACTTGCTGCTGCTATTGTTGGCATTGCCTTGAATAGAACAGTTCTAATTTTGAATAGTGATGTTAAGGACCTTGAATTATTGGGACTGAATCCCGATTTCACACTTTTGATCATGCTTTTGTTTGCCTTGCATCTGGAGACAGGGACTCTAGGATGCCAAAATGTTTGA